The following coding sequences lie in one Rutidosis leptorrhynchoides isolate AG116_Rl617_1_P2 chromosome 6, CSIRO_AGI_Rlap_v1, whole genome shotgun sequence genomic window:
- the LOC139852959 gene encoding uncharacterized protein — MATISTSISSSFINTSNSILNSHSSSQSFASSIKYKKAPISASYATTADRTSTSTSTSAETESIRSFRNTCSSSLYEVLGVRIGADTREVKSAYRRLARVLHPDVASSDSSSADEFMRIHAAYSTLSDPEKRADYDRSLFQRPARVSSPVRSAGGYTSRRWETDQCW; from the coding sequence ATGGCTACTATTTCTACTTCAATTTCATCATCCTTTATCAACACCTCTAATTCAATTCTCAATTCACACTCATCGTCACAATCATTTGCATCGTCAATTAAGTACAAAAAAGCTCCAATTTCAGCTTCATATGCAACAACTGCTGATAGAACGTcgacatcaacatcaacatcaGCAGAGACGGAATCGATCAGATCGTTTCGTAACACGTGTTCATCATCGTTATACGAAGTACTTGGAGTTCGAATTGGAGCTGATACACGTGAGGTCAAATCGGCGTATCGTAGGTTAGCTAGGGTTTTGCATCCTGACGTGGCAAGTAGTGACTCATCATCAGCTGACGAGTTTATGAGAATTCACGCTGCTTATTCTACGCTTTCGGATCCGGAAAAACGAGCGGACTATGATCGGAGTTTGTTTCAACGGCCGGCGAGAGTTTCGTCTCCGGTTAGATCTGCTGGTGGATACACAAGCCGAAGATGGGAGACAGATCAGTGTTGGTAA
- the LOC139852259 gene encoding chaperone protein dnaJ 11, chloroplastic-like yields MATISTSISSSFINTSNSILNSHSSSQSFASSIKYKKAPISASYATTADRTSTSASAETESIRSFRNTCSSSLYEVLGVRIGADTREVKSAYRRLARVLHPDVASSDSSSADEFMRIHAAYSTLSDPEKRADYDRSLFQRPARVSSPVRSAGGYTSRRWETDQCW; encoded by the coding sequence ATGGCTACTATTTCTACTTCAATTTCATCATCCTTTATCAACACCTCTAATTCAATTCTCAATTCACACTCATCGTCACAATCATTTGCATCGTCAATTAAGTACAAAAAAGCTCCAATTTCAGCTTCATATGCAACAACTGCTGATAGAACATCGACATCAGCATCAGCAGAGACGGAATCGATCAGATCGTTTCGTAACACGTGTTCGTCATCGTTATACGAAGTACTCGGAGTTCGAATTGGAGCTGATACACGTGAGGTCAAATCGGCGTACCGTAGATTAGCTAGGGTTTTGCATCCTGACGTGGCAAGTAGTGACTCATCATCAGCTGACGAGTTTATGAGAATTCACGCTGCTTATTCTACGCTTTCGGATCCGGAAAAACGAGCGGACTATGATCGGAGTTTGTTTCAACGGCCGGCGAGAGTTTCGTCTCCGGTTAGATCTGCTGGTGGATACACAAGCCGAAGATGGGAGACAGATCAGTGTTGGTAA